One segment of Ipomoea triloba cultivar NCNSP0323 chromosome 12, ASM357664v1 DNA contains the following:
- the LOC115999307 gene encoding non-specific lipid-transfer protein 1-like — protein sequence MAVVGNRKQLMSLLLLLCVITSGVVIPPPWAEAQVTCPGLINTLLPCAVYIYNGGEVPATCCGALKTAVDGLKTKQDRQSACQCIKEALGKATAEQLKRIQALPGYCQVPVPFPISPSVDCSSVPKRIN from the coding sequence ATGGCAGTCGTCGGAAACCGAAAGCAGCTGATGTCATTGCTCCTCCTCCTATGCGTCATCACCTCCGGCGTTGTTATCCCGCCACCTTGGGCGGAGGCGCAGGTAACGTGCCCTGGCCTCATCAACACACTTTTACCATGCGCGGTCTACATATATAATGGCGGGGAGGTACCGGCGACGTGTTGTGGCGCCCTGAAAACGGCGGTGGACGGTTTAAAAACAAAGCAAGACAGACAAAGTGCGTGCCAGTGCATTAAAGAAGCTCTTGGTAAAGCCACGGCGGAGCAGCTGAAACGGATTCAAGCTCTCCCGGGTTATTGTCAAGTACCCGTTCCATTTCCGATTAGCCCTAGTGTCGACTGTTCATCTGTTCCAAAGagaattaattaa
- the LOC115998316 gene encoding uracil phosphoribosyltransferase-like, which produces MACSCGFTIPPNLNLNLRLRQQPPPLYSAPYRLILSPPSLQLQLQDHFLPRNSRRKFSTAVNCQTTTERRTMSEDRMLVFVPPHPLIKHWVSVLRNEQTPCPVFKSALAELGRLLIYEASRDWLPTITGEIQTPMAIASVEFIDPREPVAIVPILRAGLALAENASSILPATKYYHIGISRNEETLQPAVYLNKLPEKFPGGSRVFVVDPMLATGGTIVAAIDLIKERGVENKQIKVISAVAAPPALQKLSEKFPGLHVYTGIIDSEVNEKGFIIPGLGDAGDRSFGT; this is translated from the exons ATGGCGTGCTCTTGTGGTTTTACTATTCCTCCCAATCTCAACCTTAATCTCCGCCTCCGGCAACAACCTCCTCCTCTCTACTCCGCACCCTATCGCCTAATCCTCTCCCCACCTTCTCTGCAATTGCAATTGCAGGATCATTTTTTGCCTCGCAATAGTAGGCGCAAATTCAGCACTGCCGTTAATTGCCAAACAACGACGGAGAGGAGAACAATGTCTGAAGATAGGATGCTG GTGTTTGTTCCGCCGCATCCTTTGATAAAGCACTGGGTTTCAGTTCTCCGGAATGAGCAGACGCCTTGCCCCGTTTTCA AGAGTGCATTGGCTGAGCTAGGGAGATTGTTAATTTATGAAGCATCAAGAGATTGGTTG CCAACCATAACAGGGGAGATCCAAACACCAATGGCTATTGCCTCAGTGGAGTTTATTGATCCAAGGGAACCAGTAGCT ATTGTTCCCATATTGAGAGCTGGGCTTGCTCTTGCAGAGAATGCATCATCAATTCTACCTGCAACAAAATATTATCACATAG GAATTAGCAGAAATGAAGAAACACTTCAACCAGCTGTATATTTGAACAA GTTGCCTGAGAAATTTCCTGGTGGTTCTCGTGTCTTTGTTGTTGATCCTATGCTGGCTACAG GTGGAACAATAGTTGCAGCTATCGATTTAATAAAGGAGCGTGGAGTTGAGAACAAGCAGATTAAAGTG ATATCTGCTGTTGCTGCTCCCCCAGCCCTTCAAAAACTTAGCGAGAAATTCCCAGG GCTACATGTATACACTGGAATTATCGACTCCGAGGTTAATGAGAAAGG aTTTATAATTCCCGGTCTTGGAGATGCTGGTGACCGTAGTTTTGGCACATAA
- the LOC115999704 gene encoding serine/threonine-protein kinase ATG1c-like isoform X1, whose product MMSSRGGGGRFAVGDYVVSKQIGMGSFSTVWHARHLVECTEVAIKEIATARLNSKLKESLKSEIVILKKINHCNIIRLHDMIEEPGKIYIVLEYCRGGDLSMYLQKRHGRIPETTAKHFMQQLASGLQVLRENNLIHRDLKPQNLLLSTNDENSILKIADFGFARSLQPRGLAETLCGSPLYMAPEIMQLQKYDAKADLWSVGAILFQLVTGRTPFTGNNQIQLLQNIMKSTELQFPSDVNDLSADFKDLCRKLLRRNPVERLTFEEFFNHPFLSQRQPGGHSRIRRPQSETDGSLLSQYNPVTTAEERFVEDLPFTLDDDINAPDSSPFFAGILPERSPYVVSVAAKADRKDSFDTPIASCPEVMDSLESIDKSYVIVPLDLSSTDASKLGNVPLNSSCSQQASGNLNPGSSAPVPNINAATVKIGCAGYMETQMSGPATSQGLMEITDSLEQPSTDCSRRVESLQQCASAITELVNEKIESGRHLEAFSIQLVILAIWKQALHICHTQAASAVEGSRTQENTKTRELLKGEGSPNVQQPVGTCDVLEPKDISSNIQRAFLIEVGKAEELAKLVEPGNTEVPDAMDMIFQSALDFGRKGAVDEYMGRAENAVVFYSKAVHLLVFLQVEAPSLILNPPFSLTNSDRFRLQNYINVLNNRQSVSRSQMVALLKCEDQRFS is encoded by the exons ATGATGAGCAGCAGAGGCGGTGGTGGGAGGTTCGCGGTGGGGGACTATGTGGTCTCCAAGCAAATAGGGATGGGCTCGTTTTCCACGGTGTGGCATGCCCGCCATCTTGTTGAGTGCACCGAAGTGGCAATCAAGGAGATAGCTACCGCTCGCCTCAATTCTAAACTCAAGGAGAGCCTCAAGTCCGAGATTGTTATTCTTAAGAAGATCAATCATTGTAACATCATCCGCTTGCACGATATGATCGAG GAACCTGGAAAAATTTATATAGTTCTGGAGTATTGTAGAGGAGGTGATCTTTCTATGTACCTTCAAAAACGCCATGGTAGAATCCCAGAAACTACTGCAAAGCATTTTATGCAGCAGCTAG CATCAGGCTTACAAGTTCTTCGTGAAAACAACTTAATACACCGGGACTTAAAGCCTCAG AATCTCCTCTTATccacaaatgatgaaaattctaTTTTGAAGATTGCTGATTTCGGTTTTGCTAG GTCTCTTCAACCTAGGGGGCTTGCAGAAACTTTATGTGGTTCGCCATTATACATGGCTCCCGAAATTATGCAACTCCAAAAGTATGATGCAAAG GCAGATCTCTGGAGTGTTGGTGCCATTCTGTTTCAGCTCGTAACTGGCAGAACACCATTCACTGGGAACAATCAAATACAG TTGCTTCAGAACATAATGAAATcaactgaattacaattcccttcGGATGTAAATGATTTAAGTGCTGACTTTAAAGATTTATGTCGAAAATTGCTTCGACGTAATCCAG TGGAACGGCTGACATTTGAAGAGTTCTTTAACCACCCTTTTCTTTCACAAAGGCAGCCAGGTGGACATTCCAG GATTAGGAGACCTCAAAGTGAAACCGATGGTTCTCTTTTATCCCAGTACAATCCTGTTACGACTGCAGAAGAACGATTTGTAGAAGATTTACCTTTCACTCTAGATGATGATATCAATGCTCCTGACAGTAGTCCATTTTTTGCTGGGATATTGCCAGAGAGATCACCATATGTAGTTTCTGTTGCTGCAAAAGCTGATAGAAAGGACAGCTTTGATACTCCAATAGCTAGTTGTCCAGAAG TGATGGATTCACTGGAGTCAATTGATAAAAGCTATGTTATTGTTCCACTGGACTTATCTTCAACTGATGCTTCTAAACTCGGCAATGTTCCACTTAACTCAAGCTGCTCCCAGCAAGCTTCAGGAAATTTGAACCCAGGATCAAGTGCAccggtgcccaatattaatgcAGCAACTGTTAAGATTGGTTGTGCAGGATACATGGAAACCCAGATGTCTGGTCCTGCTACTTCACAAGGATTGATGGAAATTACGGATAGCTTGGAGCAGCCATCAACTGACTGCTCAAGGAGAGTTGAGTCATTGCAGCAATGTGCTTCTGCTATTACGGAATTAGTAAATGAGAAG aTCGAGTCAGGCAGACACTTGGAAGCATTTTCAATTCAACTTGTCATTCTTGCAATATGGAAACAAGCATTACATATTTGTCACACACAAGCAGCCTCGGCTGTTGAAGGAAGTCGAACACAGGAAAATACTAAAACAAGGGAATTGCTGAAGGGCGAGGGCAGTCCCAATGTACAGCAACCTGTTGGCACTTGTGATGTGTTGGAACCAAAGGACATAAGCTCCAATATTCAAAGAGCTTTTCTCATTGAAGTTGGGAAGGCAGAGGAACTTGCCAAATTGGTAGAGCCAG GAAATACAGAGGTGCCAGATGCAATGGACATGATATTCCAATCTGCCCTTGATTTCGGCAGGAAAGGGGCT GTCGATGAGTACATGGGCCGGGCAGAAAACGCAGTGGTGTTTTATTCGAAAGCAGTGCACTTGTTAGTGTTCCTTCAAGTGGAAGCGCCCTCTCTGATCCTAAACCCGCCCTTCTCCCTCACAAACTCGGATCGATTTAGGCTTCAGAACTATATTAACGTCCTTAACAACAGGCAAAGCGTTTCGAGGTCTCAAATGGTGGCGCTGCTCAAGTGTGAGGATCAGCGTTTCTCATGA
- the LOC115999704 gene encoding serine/threonine-protein kinase ATG1c-like isoform X2, whose protein sequence is MPGAQEPGKIYIVLEYCRGGDLSMYLQKRHGRIPETTAKHFMQQLASGLQVLRENNLIHRDLKPQNLLLSTNDENSILKIADFGFARSLQPRGLAETLCGSPLYMAPEIMQLQKYDAKADLWSVGAILFQLVTGRTPFTGNNQIQLLQNIMKSTELQFPSDVNDLSADFKDLCRKLLRRNPVERLTFEEFFNHPFLSQRQPGGHSRIRRPQSETDGSLLSQYNPVTTAEERFVEDLPFTLDDDINAPDSSPFFAGILPERSPYVVSVAAKADRKDSFDTPIASCPEVMDSLESIDKSYVIVPLDLSSTDASKLGNVPLNSSCSQQASGNLNPGSSAPVPNINAATVKIGCAGYMETQMSGPATSQGLMEITDSLEQPSTDCSRRVESLQQCASAITELVNEKIESGRHLEAFSIQLVILAIWKQALHICHTQAASAVEGSRTQENTKTRELLKGEGSPNVQQPVGTCDVLEPKDISSNIQRAFLIEVGKAEELAKLVEPGNTEVPDAMDMIFQSALDFGRKGAVDEYMGRAENAVVFYSKAVHLLVFLQVEAPSLILNPPFSLTNSDRFRLQNYINVLNNRQSVSRSQMVALLKCEDQRFS, encoded by the exons ATGCCTGGAGCACAGGAACCTGGAAAAATTTATATAGTTCTGGAGTATTGTAGAGGAGGTGATCTTTCTATGTACCTTCAAAAACGCCATGGTAGAATCCCAGAAACTACTGCAAAGCATTTTATGCAGCAGCTAG CATCAGGCTTACAAGTTCTTCGTGAAAACAACTTAATACACCGGGACTTAAAGCCTCAG AATCTCCTCTTATccacaaatgatgaaaattctaTTTTGAAGATTGCTGATTTCGGTTTTGCTAG GTCTCTTCAACCTAGGGGGCTTGCAGAAACTTTATGTGGTTCGCCATTATACATGGCTCCCGAAATTATGCAACTCCAAAAGTATGATGCAAAG GCAGATCTCTGGAGTGTTGGTGCCATTCTGTTTCAGCTCGTAACTGGCAGAACACCATTCACTGGGAACAATCAAATACAG TTGCTTCAGAACATAATGAAATcaactgaattacaattcccttcGGATGTAAATGATTTAAGTGCTGACTTTAAAGATTTATGTCGAAAATTGCTTCGACGTAATCCAG TGGAACGGCTGACATTTGAAGAGTTCTTTAACCACCCTTTTCTTTCACAAAGGCAGCCAGGTGGACATTCCAG GATTAGGAGACCTCAAAGTGAAACCGATGGTTCTCTTTTATCCCAGTACAATCCTGTTACGACTGCAGAAGAACGATTTGTAGAAGATTTACCTTTCACTCTAGATGATGATATCAATGCTCCTGACAGTAGTCCATTTTTTGCTGGGATATTGCCAGAGAGATCACCATATGTAGTTTCTGTTGCTGCAAAAGCTGATAGAAAGGACAGCTTTGATACTCCAATAGCTAGTTGTCCAGAAG TGATGGATTCACTGGAGTCAATTGATAAAAGCTATGTTATTGTTCCACTGGACTTATCTTCAACTGATGCTTCTAAACTCGGCAATGTTCCACTTAACTCAAGCTGCTCCCAGCAAGCTTCAGGAAATTTGAACCCAGGATCAAGTGCAccggtgcccaatattaatgcAGCAACTGTTAAGATTGGTTGTGCAGGATACATGGAAACCCAGATGTCTGGTCCTGCTACTTCACAAGGATTGATGGAAATTACGGATAGCTTGGAGCAGCCATCAACTGACTGCTCAAGGAGAGTTGAGTCATTGCAGCAATGTGCTTCTGCTATTACGGAATTAGTAAATGAGAAG aTCGAGTCAGGCAGACACTTGGAAGCATTTTCAATTCAACTTGTCATTCTTGCAATATGGAAACAAGCATTACATATTTGTCACACACAAGCAGCCTCGGCTGTTGAAGGAAGTCGAACACAGGAAAATACTAAAACAAGGGAATTGCTGAAGGGCGAGGGCAGTCCCAATGTACAGCAACCTGTTGGCACTTGTGATGTGTTGGAACCAAAGGACATAAGCTCCAATATTCAAAGAGCTTTTCTCATTGAAGTTGGGAAGGCAGAGGAACTTGCCAAATTGGTAGAGCCAG GAAATACAGAGGTGCCAGATGCAATGGACATGATATTCCAATCTGCCCTTGATTTCGGCAGGAAAGGGGCT GTCGATGAGTACATGGGCCGGGCAGAAAACGCAGTGGTGTTTTATTCGAAAGCAGTGCACTTGTTAGTGTTCCTTCAAGTGGAAGCGCCCTCTCTGATCCTAAACCCGCCCTTCTCCCTCACAAACTCGGATCGATTTAGGCTTCAGAACTATATTAACGTCCTTAACAACAGGCAAAGCGTTTCGAGGTCTCAAATGGTGGCGCTGCTCAAGTGTGAGGATCAGCGTTTCTCATGA